The proteins below come from a single Parageobacillus toebii NBRC 107807 genomic window:
- the iolE gene encoding myo-inosose-2 dehydratase: MESNKQIANPFRIGIAPISWVNDDIPGLGDHYTQDQVLSEMSSLGYIATEMGRLFSQDPPSLKSKLEKYGIQLASKFIGVLFSDEKRLEEELQSFQKWVEYLHEMGCEHVIVCEMGGSMHWDPRRSPEDKTIQKLTEKEWASLVEGLHRAAKLCQPFGMKLVYHFHAGTVVETADEIDRLMELTDPNLVHLLYDTGHALYGGYNPLELLHKYEDRIQYVHLKDVRLNVLEQVRKENLDFRSAVLRGMFTVPGDGCIDFAPIFEKLIEIQYDGWVIVEAEQDPAIAHPYKYAKMAKDYIDNTVQALMAARQQ; this comes from the coding sequence ATGGAATCAAATAAACAAATAGCTAATCCGTTTCGAATTGGCATCGCTCCAATCAGCTGGGTTAATGATGATATTCCTGGTCTTGGCGACCATTATACACAAGATCAAGTCTTATCTGAAATGTCTTCGCTGGGATACATTGCTACAGAAATGGGGAGGCTTTTTTCGCAAGATCCCCCATCATTAAAATCAAAACTAGAAAAATACGGAATTCAATTAGCAAGCAAATTTATAGGCGTATTATTTTCCGATGAAAAACGTTTAGAAGAGGAGCTGCAATCGTTTCAGAAATGGGTGGAATATTTGCATGAAATGGGTTGCGAGCATGTCATCGTATGTGAAATGGGCGGCTCCATGCATTGGGATCCTCGTCGTTCTCCTGAGGATAAAACAATTCAAAAGTTAACAGAGAAAGAATGGGCGTCGCTGGTTGAAGGGTTACATAGGGCAGCTAAACTATGCCAGCCATTTGGCATGAAACTCGTTTATCATTTCCACGCCGGTACTGTGGTAGAGACCGCGGATGAAATTGATCGTTTAATGGAGTTAACAGATCCGAATCTTGTCCATTTACTATATGATACGGGTCATGCATTATATGGTGGCTACAATCCGTTAGAGCTTTTGCATAAGTATGAGGATCGAATTCAATATGTTCATTTAAAAGATGTTCGACTTAATGTTCTTGAACAGGTACGAAAGGAAAATCTTGATTTTCGCAGTGCGGTATTACGCGGAATGTTTACTGTACCGGGGGATGGTTGCATTGATTTTGCTCCAATTTTTGAAAAGTTGATTGAGATTCAATATGACGGCTGGGTTATTGTTGAAGCAGAACAAGATCCTGCTATTGCACATCCATATAAATATGCAAAAATGGCAAAAGACTATATCGATAATACTGTTCAAGCTTTAATGGCTGCTAGACAACAGTGA
- a CDS encoding sugar phosphate isomerase/epimerase family protein, translated as MKIAFNQATTMKKSTLKMDLELCEKYGYDLIEIRLDKLREYLIDHKVEELKAFFERHRIKPYAFNALEFITFRDQEGYTQIQNDLRFLCEIGEIIDCKTVIAVPSFDIGDYTISEIKHETVRVLHELTQLAEPYGVRLALEFCGYPNCSVNTFAQAYDIVQEVNRDNVGIVLDCFHFHAMNSHIEDLQKADPSKIFVFHIDDCEDLPVGALRDHHRVWPGDGAVDLDQILHTLKGIGYDEMASVELFRPEYWEWDIEKTIKTAKEKTEKILSNYFELSRS; from the coding sequence ATGAAAATCGCATTTAATCAAGCAACAACGATGAAGAAATCCACATTAAAAATGGATTTAGAACTCTGTGAGAAATATGGATATGATTTAATTGAGATTCGATTAGATAAGTTAAGAGAGTACCTCATTGACCATAAAGTAGAAGAGTTAAAGGCTTTTTTTGAACGGCACCGAATCAAGCCGTACGCGTTTAATGCATTAGAGTTTATTACATTCAGAGATCAAGAAGGATATACACAAATACAAAATGATTTGCGATTTTTGTGTGAGATTGGTGAAATAATCGACTGCAAAACAGTGATTGCTGTTCCAAGTTTCGATATTGGCGATTATACAATATCAGAAATAAAACATGAAACGGTTCGAGTGTTACACGAGCTAACACAATTAGCAGAACCATATGGGGTACGGTTGGCATTGGAATTTTGCGGGTATCCGAATTGTTCGGTCAATACTTTTGCGCAAGCATATGACATTGTCCAAGAAGTAAATCGAGACAACGTTGGTATTGTATTAGATTGCTTCCATTTTCATGCGATGAATTCCCATATCGAAGATTTACAAAAGGCAGACCCATCGAAAATTTTCGTGTTCCATATTGATGATTGCGAGGATTTGCCGGTTGGAGCACTACGCGACCATCATCGTGTATGGCCGGGAGATGGGGCTGTTGATTTAGATCAAATTTTGCATACTTTAAAGGGGATTGGCTATGACGAAATGGCTTCAGTAGAACTGTTTCGGCCGGAATATTGGGAATGGGATATAGAAAAAACGATTAAAACTGCTAAGGAGAAAACGGAAAAAATATTAAGCAACTATTTTGAATTAAGTAGATCGTAA
- a CDS encoding CoA-acylating methylmalonate-semialdehyde dehydrogenase yields the protein MTTTAGVQTLKNYIGGRWVESTSGKTEVVPNPATGEVLAYVPISNKDDLNQAVAAAKEAFKTWSKTPVPRRARILFKYQQLLVEHWEELARLVTLENGKSYNEAYGEIQRGIECVEFAAGVPTLMMGKQLPDIANGIESGMYRYPLGVVGGITPFNFPMMVPCWMFPLAIACGNTFVLKPSERTPMLANRLAELFKEAGLPDGVLNIVHGAHDVVNGLLEHPDVKAISFVGSQPVGEYVYKTAAAHGKRVQALTGAKNHSIVMPDADLDLAVQQIINAAFGSAGERCMAASVVVTVGDIADTFVEKLVKAANEIKIGNGLDEDVFLGPVIRESHKERTIKYIELGEKEGALLVRDGRKDAATNANGYFIGPTIFDRVTTDMTIWKDEIFAPVLSIVRVNTLDEAIEVANKSPFANGACIYTRDGSNVRKFRDEIDAGMLGVNLGVPAPMAFFPFSGWKNSFYGDLHANGTDGVEFYTRKKMVTARW from the coding sequence ATGACAACAACTGCTGGAGTACAAACATTAAAAAACTATATTGGGGGACGCTGGGTTGAATCAACGTCTGGAAAAACAGAAGTTGTTCCGAATCCGGCCACAGGAGAAGTTTTAGCTTATGTTCCAATTTCTAATAAAGATGATTTAAATCAAGCTGTTGCAGCGGCAAAAGAAGCATTTAAAACTTGGAGCAAAACACCGGTGCCGCGTCGAGCTCGGATTTTGTTCAAATATCAACAATTGCTTGTTGAGCATTGGGAAGAGCTTGCTCGCCTTGTTACGTTAGAGAATGGCAAAAGCTATAATGAAGCATATGGGGAAATTCAAAGGGGGATTGAGTGTGTCGAGTTTGCAGCTGGAGTACCTACATTAATGATGGGAAAACAGCTCCCTGATATTGCAAACGGTATTGAATCTGGAATGTATCGTTATCCACTAGGAGTAGTCGGAGGAATTACGCCATTTAACTTTCCGATGATGGTACCGTGCTGGATGTTTCCATTAGCGATTGCATGTGGAAATACGTTTGTTTTAAAACCATCCGAACGTACGCCGATGCTCGCCAACCGTTTAGCAGAATTGTTTAAAGAAGCAGGGCTTCCGGATGGCGTATTGAACATCGTTCACGGAGCGCACGATGTCGTCAATGGATTGCTGGAGCATCCGGATGTGAAAGCAATCTCCTTCGTCGGATCGCAGCCTGTCGGTGAATATGTGTATAAAACGGCAGCTGCTCATGGAAAACGTGTGCAAGCGCTAACCGGTGCGAAAAATCACTCGATTGTGATGCCGGATGCTGACTTAGATTTAGCTGTTCAGCAAATTATTAATGCCGCGTTTGGATCAGCTGGAGAAAGATGCATGGCCGCTTCTGTTGTTGTTACTGTTGGCGACATTGCAGACACGTTTGTAGAGAAATTAGTAAAAGCGGCAAATGAGATTAAAATTGGAAACGGGTTAGATGAGGATGTGTTCCTTGGACCAGTCATTCGTGAATCTCATAAAGAACGAACGATAAAATATATTGAACTTGGAGAAAAAGAAGGAGCACTTTTAGTGAGAGACGGTCGGAAAGATGCTGCAACGAATGCTAATGGTTATTTTATCGGTCCAACCATTTTTGATCGAGTAACAACGGATATGACAATTTGGAAAGATGAGATTTTTGCGCCAGTTTTATCCATTGTTCGAGTGAATACATTGGATGAAGCGATTGAAGTTGCGAATAAGTCTCCATTTGCTAACGGTGCTTGTATATATACAAGAGATGGAAGCAATGTTCGTAAATTCCGTGATGAAATTGATGCGGGGATGTTAGGAGTAAACTTGGGCGTACCGGCACCGATGGCGTTCTTCCCGTTCTCTGGCTGGAAAAACTCCTTCTATGGTGACCTCCATGCTAATGGTACGGATGGAGTCGAGTTTTATACACGTAAGAAAATGGTTACAGCTCGTTGGTAA
- a CDS encoding LacI family DNA-binding transcriptional regulator — MTTIRDIAKKAKVSPATVSRVLNNDQTLSMSEETRKRILEIAVQLKYKPMRVRQQQSKRNTSKEHIEIGLLLWCSQQDEFNDLYFLSIREGIEKQCLDLGIHITKIIRMTDPKNDADLYASKLDGMIIVGEIDPKSLVNMFHKEDRLVFVNYSPDERHYDAVVSDFCQATELAISHLLQHGHKKIGFIGGKEHIRQFGSYQITEIEGQRLK; from the coding sequence ATGACAACAATTCGAGATATCGCAAAAAAAGCAAAAGTGTCCCCTGCAACGGTTTCTCGTGTACTAAATAATGATCAGACGCTATCGATGTCTGAAGAAACAAGAAAGCGTATTCTAGAAATTGCTGTACAGTTAAAATACAAACCTATGAGAGTTCGTCAACAGCAGTCTAAAAGAAATACAAGCAAGGAACATATTGAAATAGGTCTCCTGCTTTGGTGTTCCCAACAAGATGAATTTAATGACCTGTATTTTCTATCTATTCGAGAAGGGATTGAAAAACAGTGCTTAGATTTAGGAATACATATAACAAAGATTATTAGAATGACTGATCCGAAAAATGATGCTGATTTGTATGCTTCGAAATTAGATGGAATGATTATTGTAGGAGAAATTGACCCAAAAAGTTTAGTAAACATGTTTCATAAGGAAGATAGACTTGTTTTTGTTAACTATTCTCCAGATGAAAGACATTATGATGCTGTTGTTTCGGATTTTTGCCAAGCGACAGAATTGGCCATCTCGCATTTATTACAGCATGGTCATAAAAAAATTGGTTTTATTGGCGGTAAAGAACATATACGTCAATTTGGTTCTTATCAAATAACTGAGATAGAAGGCCAGCGTTTGAAGTAA
- the iolB gene encoding 5-deoxy-glucuronate isomerase has product MSQLVISSHKPNQEGNVLRVTPESAGWKYIGFEVYVLQKGQKLRKETINQEACLVLLSGKANVFTQYEQWKNIGERMSVFEKIPPYSVYVPSGDFYEVEAVTDLELAVCLAPGKGTYSARLINPHEVEVEIRGAGNIERRIHNILPEQKQADSLLVVEVFTPEGNWSSYPPHKHDQDNLPYESYLEETYYHKINPDHGFAVQRVYTDDRSLDETLVVKNGDVVLVPKGYHPVAAPPGYEVYYLNVMAGPVRTWKFRNDPDHEWVMESKLAAKHS; this is encoded by the coding sequence ATGAGTCAGTTAGTTATTTCGAGTCACAAGCCGAATCAAGAAGGAAATGTGTTACGAGTGACACCGGAATCTGCTGGATGGAAATATATCGGATTCGAAGTATATGTTCTACAAAAAGGGCAAAAGCTGCGGAAGGAAACAATCAATCAAGAAGCATGCTTAGTTCTCCTTAGTGGAAAGGCAAATGTATTCACTCAATATGAACAATGGAAAAACATTGGTGAACGAATGAGCGTGTTTGAAAAAATTCCTCCGTATTCTGTGTATGTTCCGTCTGGGGATTTCTATGAAGTAGAAGCTGTAACTGATCTTGAATTAGCAGTCTGCTTAGCGCCGGGGAAAGGTACCTATTCTGCCCGATTAATTAATCCACATGAAGTGGAAGTGGAAATAAGAGGTGCAGGAAACATTGAACGGAGAATTCATAATATTCTTCCAGAACAAAAACAAGCCGATAGTTTACTAGTAGTGGAAGTATTCACACCAGAAGGAAACTGGTCGAGCTATCCTCCACACAAGCATGATCAGGATAATCTTCCTTATGAATCTTATCTGGAAGAAACATATTATCATAAAATTAACCCGGATCATGGATTTGCTGTACAAAGAGTGTATACTGACGACCGCTCGCTAGATGAAACACTAGTAGTAAAAAATGGCGATGTCGTATTAGTGCCGAAAGGATATCACCCTGTTGCGGCACCTCCAGGATATGAAGTGTATTACTTGAATGTCATGGCAGGACCAGTCCGAACATGGAAATTTCGCAATGACCCGGATCATGAATGGGTAATGGAAAGTAAGTTAGCAGCGAAACATTCATAG
- the fba gene encoding class II fructose-1,6-bisphosphate aldolase, whose amino-acid sequence MPLVSMTGMLRQALKDKYAIGHFNINNLEFAQAILLAAEEEQSPVILAVSPGYIPHLGGLRTAAAMVKELIKEFNITVPVALHLDHGSSYEQCLQAMYAGFTSVMIDASHHPLEINIAETKKVVEAAHVLGVSVEAEVGRIGGQEDDLIIDEAEAMYAIPEECERLVKETGVDCLAPALGSVHGPYKGEPRLGFLQMEQIRQLTGVPLVLHGGTGIPLHDIRRAISLGTAKINVNTENQLAFTRAIRRALDGNTTLYDPRKYLDLAREAVKNTVKQKMREFGSSGKAKAILRHVLCK is encoded by the coding sequence ATGCCATTAGTATCAATGACAGGAATGTTGCGCCAAGCCCTGAAGGATAAATATGCAATTGGTCATTTTAATATTAATAATTTAGAATTTGCGCAAGCTATTCTTTTAGCAGCGGAAGAAGAACAATCACCGGTGATTTTAGCAGTGAGTCCAGGGTATATTCCACACTTAGGTGGATTACGAACAGCAGCAGCAATGGTGAAAGAGCTAATAAAAGAATTTAACATTACTGTTCCAGTTGCTCTCCATTTGGATCATGGTTCATCATATGAACAATGCTTACAAGCAATGTATGCAGGATTTACTTCTGTCATGATTGATGCTTCACACCATCCTTTAGAGATTAATATTGCAGAGACAAAAAAAGTCGTTGAAGCGGCTCATGTTTTAGGGGTTTCTGTAGAAGCAGAAGTAGGGAGAATTGGAGGGCAAGAAGACGATCTCATCATCGATGAAGCAGAGGCGATGTATGCAATTCCAGAAGAATGTGAACGTCTTGTGAAAGAAACAGGTGTTGATTGTCTTGCTCCGGCATTAGGGTCTGTTCATGGTCCGTATAAGGGGGAGCCAAGACTAGGTTTTTTACAAATGGAACAAATTCGGCAATTAACCGGTGTCCCGCTTGTTTTACATGGTGGAACAGGAATTCCTCTTCATGATATTCGTAGGGCAATCTCGTTAGGTACAGCCAAAATCAATGTAAATACGGAAAATCAATTAGCGTTCACTCGTGCGATTCGGAGAGCTTTAGATGGAAATACTACTTTGTATGATCCAAGAAAATATCTAGATTTAGCAAGGGAAGCAGTGAAAAATACGGTGAAACAAAAGATGCGTGAATTTGGTTCATCAGGGAAAGCAAAGGCCATTTTACGACATGTACTTTGTAAATAA
- the iolD gene encoding 3D-(3,5/4)-trihydroxycyclohexane-1,2-dione acylhydrolase (decyclizing) → METIRLTTAQALIKFLNQQYVEFDGKEQKFVKGIFTIFGHGNVLGIGQALEEDPGELEVYQGRNEQGMAHAAIAFAKQKHRKQIMACTSSVGPGAANMVTAAATASANNIPVLLLPGDTFATRQPDPVLQQIEHYHDLTISTNDAFRAVSKYWDRISRPEQLMTAMINAMRVLTDPADTGAVTIALPQDVQGEVYDFPKYFFRKRVHRIERRVPTADAVKDAVELIRRKKKPIIICGGGVRYSEAAETLKRFSEKFHIPYGETQAGKSAIESTHAYNLGGIGVTGNLAANMIAKEADLVIGIGTRYSDFTTGSKQLFQNPDVDFLTINVSEYHAYKLDAVKIVADAKLALLALERELEKIGYRSEYINEIEMAKSKWNAELKRLYKVRYNEQDFVPEISGHLDDVLPEFYESFGSCLTQTEVIGAINELIDEDAIIIGASGSLPGDLQRMWVSRKPNTYHMEYGYSCMGYEISGALGVKMAEPDKEVYAFVGDGSYLMLHSELITSIQERKKINILLFDNAGFGCINNLQMENGMGSFGTEFRYRNEETGRLDGSLIHIDFAQSAAGYGVKTYKVHTLEQLKEAIEDAKRQTVSTLIDIKVLPKTMTHGYESWWHVGVAGVSRNPKVKEAYMRKENELRKARKY, encoded by the coding sequence ATGGAGACGATTCGATTAACGACTGCACAGGCATTAATTAAGTTTTTAAATCAACAATATGTTGAATTCGACGGAAAAGAGCAAAAATTTGTCAAAGGAATTTTTACAATTTTCGGACATGGGAATGTACTTGGTATCGGCCAGGCACTCGAAGAAGATCCTGGAGAATTAGAAGTGTACCAAGGACGTAATGAGCAAGGAATGGCACATGCGGCGATCGCCTTTGCGAAACAGAAACACCGAAAACAGATTATGGCATGTACTTCTTCCGTAGGTCCTGGGGCAGCAAATATGGTGACAGCGGCCGCAACTGCTTCTGCTAATAATATTCCAGTCTTATTGCTTCCAGGAGACACGTTTGCGACAAGACAGCCTGATCCGGTTCTTCAGCAAATTGAGCATTATCATGATTTAACGATTTCTACGAATGATGCCTTTCGTGCCGTCAGTAAGTATTGGGATCGAATCAGCCGTCCGGAACAGCTCATGACGGCAATGATTAATGCGATGAGGGTGTTGACAGATCCTGCGGACACAGGTGCAGTCACCATTGCTCTACCACAAGATGTTCAAGGTGAGGTTTATGATTTTCCTAAATATTTCTTCCGAAAACGTGTTCATCGCATTGAGCGCCGTGTACCGACCGCTGATGCAGTGAAAGATGCAGTAGAGCTGATCCGCAGAAAGAAAAAGCCAATTATTATTTGCGGTGGAGGTGTTCGTTATTCAGAAGCAGCGGAAACATTAAAAAGATTTTCTGAAAAATTTCATATTCCTTACGGTGAAACACAGGCTGGTAAAAGCGCAATTGAAAGTACGCATGCGTATAATCTTGGAGGAATTGGGGTAACTGGTAATCTTGCTGCTAATATGATTGCCAAAGAAGCTGATCTTGTTATCGGAATTGGTACAAGGTACTCGGATTTTACAACTGGTTCAAAACAATTGTTCCAAAATCCAGACGTAGACTTTTTAACAATTAACGTGTCCGAATATCATGCATATAAGCTAGATGCGGTTAAAATCGTGGCTGATGCCAAACTAGCACTTCTTGCCCTTGAACGGGAGCTAGAGAAGATTGGTTATCGTTCAGAATATATCAATGAAATCGAAATGGCAAAGTCAAAATGGAATGCTGAATTGAAACGTTTGTATAAAGTACGATACAATGAACAGGATTTTGTACCAGAAATTTCCGGTCATCTCGATGACGTGCTTCCTGAGTTTTATGAATCATTTGGATCTTGTTTAACACAAACAGAAGTAATTGGGGCTATCAATGAACTTATTGATGAAGATGCGATTATCATCGGTGCATCAGGAAGCTTACCAGGTGATTTGCAACGAATGTGGGTATCACGTAAACCGAATACGTATCACATGGAATACGGTTATTCGTGCATGGGGTACGAAATCTCCGGGGCCCTTGGAGTGAAGATGGCAGAGCCGGATAAAGAGGTATACGCGTTTGTAGGAGACGGAAGTTATTTAATGCTTCATTCAGAGTTGATTACTAGCATTCAAGAGCGGAAAAAAATCAATATTTTATTATTTGATAACGCTGGTTTTGGGTGCATTAACAACCTACAAATGGAAAATGGAATGGGAAGCTTCGGCACAGAATTCCGGTATCGGAATGAGGAAACAGGGCGTTTAGATGGAAGCCTGATCCATATAGATTTTGCGCAAAGTGCAGCCGGCTATGGGGTGAAAACGTACAAAGTTCATACGCTTGAACAGCTAAAAGAAGCAATCGAGGATGCGAAAAGACAAACAGTATCGACATTAATTGATATTAAAGTTCTTCCGAAAACAATGACACATGGATATGAATCGTGGTGGCACGTTGGAGTTGCAGGGGTCTCCCGCAATCCAAAAGTAAAAGAAGCGTATATGCGAAAAGAGAATGAGTTGAGAAAGGCACGAAAATACTGA
- the iolC gene encoding 5-dehydro-2-deoxygluconokinase, which yields MNHLTFDLQKPLDFIAIGRLCIDLNANEINRPMEETVTFTKYVGGSPANITIGMSRLGMKTGFIGRVADDQMGRFIINYLKKNNIDTSNVITDKSGSVTGLAFTEIKSPTDCSILMYRDNVADLKLEPKDIKEDYIKQAKVLLISGTALAKSPSREAVFLALDYARKHGVVVFFDLDYRPYTWNSLEETAIYYNLAAEKCDVIIGTREEFDIMEQFESNRNDDEKTAKRWFDYQVKIVVIKHGKDGSIAYTKEGEKFKGKIFPANVIKTFGAGDSYAAAFIYGLMQGWDIPKAMEYGAAAASIVISSHSCSDAMPTLKQIEDFIQKYKNDPIVTK from the coding sequence ATGAATCATTTAACATTTGATCTGCAAAAGCCGTTAGATTTTATCGCAATCGGTCGACTATGTATTGATTTAAATGCCAATGAAATTAACCGCCCAATGGAAGAAACGGTGACATTTACAAAATATGTAGGCGGTTCTCCTGCTAATATTACGATCGGAATGTCTCGTCTAGGAATGAAAACAGGGTTTATTGGTCGTGTGGCAGACGATCAGATGGGTAGATTTATTATCAATTATTTGAAAAAAAATAATATTGATACATCAAACGTTATTACCGATAAATCAGGAAGTGTGACGGGACTTGCGTTCACTGAAATTAAAAGCCCGACTGATTGCAGCATTCTTATGTATCGGGACAATGTCGCTGATTTGAAGCTGGAGCCAAAGGATATAAAAGAAGATTATATTAAACAAGCAAAAGTTCTCTTAATTTCGGGAACGGCGTTAGCGAAAAGTCCGTCAAGAGAAGCTGTATTCTTAGCGCTCGATTATGCAAGAAAACATGGTGTTGTCGTCTTCTTTGACCTCGATTATCGTCCTTATACATGGAATTCACTGGAAGAAACTGCGATTTATTATAATCTAGCGGCAGAAAAATGCGATGTTATTATCGGAACAAGAGAAGAATTCGATATAATGGAGCAATTTGAGAGCAATCGAAACGATGATGAGAAAACGGCGAAAAGATGGTTTGATTATCAAGTAAAAATCGTCGTTATCAAACATGGGAAAGACGGTTCGATTGCATATACAAAAGAAGGCGAGAAATTCAAGGGCAAGATTTTCCCAGCTAATGTCATCAAAACGTTCGGAGCAGGAGATTCGTATGCAGCTGCCTTTATTTATGGATTAATGCAAGGATGGGATATTCCGAAAGCGATGGAATACGGGGCAGCAGCTGCTTCCATTGTTATTTCTAGCCATAGTTGTTCAGATGCGATGCCGACATTAAAACAAATTGAAGATTTTATTCAGAAATACAAGAATGACCCAATAGTCACAAAATAA
- a CDS encoding MFS transporter, with amino-acid sequence MNKYSSVKNHFIFLVASFLFWLSIFIYMPILSPYVELLGGTYTFIGIVLSSYGLMQFLFRVPIGVVSDFIKRRKPFIILGMLMAMISSLMFALTDSLGWALVSRSFAGIAAATWVAFTVLYSSYFRDEEVHQAMSRISFVVVLAQLIGMSFSGYIVDEWGWRAPFWIGGVLGVIGMILSLFIYEPREIVKQTSIQIKDLLLVMREPLLLKVSLLSILAHSIIFTTMFGFIPVYALQIGLQERDLSMIVFSFMIPHALATLFMGKVLVPILGKWKSLTLAFFCSAVFTLITPIIKEKELLCIVQALNGFSLGLLFPLLLGMSIESIADDKRATAMGTYQAIYAIGMFVGPYLAGMLNSAMGIHAGFYFAGVLGIVATTLILLWNYKERLSVHYSVYKLRKRLKTFRN; translated from the coding sequence TTGAATAAATATTCTTCTGTAAAAAACCATTTTATATTCCTAGTAGCTTCATTCCTTTTTTGGCTGTCAATTTTTATTTATATGCCGATCTTATCACCGTATGTTGAATTATTGGGAGGAACATATACATTTATTGGTATTGTTTTAAGCAGTTATGGTCTTATGCAATTTTTGTTTCGTGTTCCTATTGGCGTGGTTTCCGATTTTATAAAGCGAAGGAAGCCATTTATTATACTTGGAATGTTGATGGCTATGATTAGTAGTTTAATGTTTGCATTAACAGATAGTTTAGGTTGGGCACTTGTTTCACGCTCGTTTGCTGGAATTGCTGCCGCGACATGGGTAGCTTTCACGGTACTATATTCGAGTTATTTTCGAGACGAGGAAGTTCATCAGGCAATGAGCAGAATTTCTTTCGTAGTTGTTTTAGCCCAATTAATAGGCATGTCGTTTAGTGGTTATATTGTTGATGAATGGGGATGGCGAGCTCCGTTCTGGATAGGAGGAGTTTTAGGGGTTATTGGTATGATTCTTTCTCTTTTTATTTATGAACCAAGGGAAATAGTAAAACAAACATCTATACAAATAAAAGATCTCCTATTAGTGATGAGAGAGCCATTGCTTTTAAAGGTTTCTTTACTTTCGATTTTGGCTCATAGCATCATTTTTACTACGATGTTCGGATTTATACCGGTGTATGCATTGCAAATAGGGCTTCAAGAGCGTGATTTGAGTATGATTGTTTTTTCGTTTATGATCCCTCATGCATTAGCGACACTTTTCATGGGCAAAGTGCTTGTTCCGATACTAGGAAAATGGAAGTCGTTGACGCTGGCGTTTTTCTGTAGCGCTGTTTTTACTCTTATTACTCCTATTATTAAAGAAAAAGAACTATTATGCATTGTGCAAGCACTAAATGGGTTTTCGCTAGGATTATTGTTTCCATTACTATTAGGAATGTCTATTGAATCGATTGCTGATGATAAACGAGCAACAGCAATGGGAACCTACCAAGCAATTTACGCTATTGGAATGTTTGTAGGTCCATATCTTGCCGGAATGTTGAATTCGGCGATGGGGATTCATGCGGGCTTTTATTTTGCAGGTGTATTAGGAATAGTAGCAACGACACTAATATTATTATGGAATTATAAAGAACGATTGTCTGTTCACTATTCTGTTTATAAATTGAGAAAAAGACTAAAAACATTTCGAAATTAA